From a region of the Pseudanabaena sp. BC1403 genome:
- a CDS encoding DegT/DnrJ/EryC1/StrS aminotransferase family protein, with the protein MTSANTEKLALLGGPKTISTTFKRYNPIGVEEVEAAKQVIESGVLSQFLGTWHEDFYGGVKVQEFERACESYFGVRNAITVNSWTSGLIAAVGAIAIEPGDEVIVSPWTMCASATAILHWNAIPVFADIEPETFNLDPKSVEANITPYTKAIMAVDIFGHSANMDALMAIADKYNLKVISDSAQSPAAMYKGKYAGTLAHIGGYSLNYHKHIHTGEGGILVTDDDELAERMRLIRNHAEAVVGDKGVKDLTNMIGYNFRLGEIECAIGIEQLKKLTGLVESRQCLGDRLSMGLRELAGLQVPVVKPDCTHVYYVYPLVLDVNLLGVSRDKIWEALQAEGVPVGKSYQNLHLLPMYQKKIAYGSKGFPWTSEICHRTVNYARGICPVAEELNDTSYLSIGMCVYDLTDEHIDLIIQAFQKVWNSLDALRSYA; encoded by the coding sequence ATGACATCAGCCAACACCGAAAAACTTGCCTTGCTTGGGGGCCCTAAAACGATCTCAACTACCTTTAAACGCTATAACCCGATTGGCGTAGAAGAAGTAGAAGCCGCTAAACAAGTGATTGAAAGCGGTGTTTTATCTCAGTTTTTGGGAACTTGGCACGAAGACTTTTATGGTGGCGTTAAGGTTCAGGAATTTGAACGAGCCTGTGAGTCTTATTTTGGGGTCAGAAATGCGATTACAGTTAATTCATGGACTTCAGGTTTAATCGCGGCGGTTGGCGCGATTGCTATTGAGCCTGGGGATGAGGTGATTGTTAGTCCTTGGACAATGTGTGCTAGTGCGACAGCAATTCTGCATTGGAACGCCATACCTGTATTTGCAGATATTGAACCAGAAACTTTTAATTTAGATCCTAAATCCGTGGAAGCAAATATTACTCCCTACACCAAAGCGATTATGGCGGTGGATATTTTCGGGCATTCGGCAAATATGGATGCTCTAATGGCGATCGCCGATAAATACAACCTGAAAGTTATTTCCGATAGCGCTCAGTCTCCTGCGGCAATGTACAAGGGCAAATATGCTGGCACTCTAGCCCACATTGGCGGTTATAGCCTCAATTACCACAAACATATTCATACTGGTGAAGGTGGTATTTTAGTTACGGATGACGATGAACTAGCCGAACGAATGCGACTAATTCGTAACCATGCGGAGGCGGTAGTTGGTGATAAGGGCGTTAAAGATCTCACGAATATGATTGGTTATAATTTTCGGCTGGGTGAGATTGAATGTGCGATCGGAATTGAGCAGCTAAAAAAACTCACAGGATTAGTTGAGTCACGTCAATGTCTTGGCGATCGCCTAAGCATGGGATTAAGAGAACTAGCAGGATTGCAAGTACCCGTAGTCAAGCCAGATTGCACCCATGTTTATTATGTTTATCCTCTGGTGTTAGATGTCAATTTACTTGGGGTGAGCCGCGATAAAATTTGGGAAGCCTTGCAAGCAGAGGGTGTTCCCGTAGGTAAAAGCTATCAGAACTTACATTTATTGCCGATGTATCAAAAAAAGATCGCCTATGGCTCGAAAGGATTTCCTTGGACTTCAGAAATTTGTCACCGTACAGTCAACTATGCGCGTGGTATCTGTCCTGTGGCTGAGGAGCTAAATGATACTTCCTATCTCAGTATTGGTATGTGTGTTTATGATCTAACTGATGAACATATAGACTTGATTATTCAAGCATTTCAAAAAGTTTGGAATTCCCTAGATGCTTTGCGTTCCTATGCCTAA
- a CDS encoding GNAT family N-acetyltransferase produces MPNQLSKVIHLPLTGKLVRLQKFTTENLTNEYISWLNDFDVVRYSNQRFRQHNQETCRAYFNSFENSDHIFVAIYQDTKFIGTMTAYISRIHQTADMGIMVGDRQYWGKGVGKDAWTTLMQGLFEQSQLRKITGGTLRCNKAMVNIMVSSGMQPDGIRIDQELVDGNAVDILHFAKFSHA; encoded by the coding sequence ATGCCTAATCAATTGAGTAAAGTTATCCATCTTCCTCTAACTGGAAAACTCGTGAGATTACAGAAATTTACAACCGAAAATCTTACGAACGAATATATTAGTTGGCTGAATGATTTCGATGTTGTTAGGTATAGCAATCAAAGATTTCGTCAACATAATCAAGAAACCTGTAGGGCTTACTTCAATTCTTTTGAAAATTCCGATCATATTTTTGTCGCAATTTATCAAGACACAAAATTTATTGGCACAATGACAGCATATATTTCCAGAATTCATCAAACTGCGGATATGGGTATCATGGTTGGAGATCGCCAATATTGGGGTAAAGGGGTAGGCAAAGATGCATGGACAACCCTAATGCAAGGACTTTTTGAGCAGAGCCAACTTCGGAAAATTACTGGAGGAACCTTGAGATGTAACAAGGCTATGGTTAATATTATGGTGAGTTCTGGGATGCAACCAGATGGCATCAGAATTGATCAGGAATTAGTTGATGGAAACGCAGTGGATATCCTACATTTTGCAAAATTTTCCCATGCTTGA